The Verrucomicrobiota bacterium genome includes a region encoding these proteins:
- a CDS encoding fused MFS/spermidine synthase, whose amino-acid sequence MRFYEIDSDVKTIAEIHFAYLKNSKAELEYSIGDARTSLENEQPQNFDVLVLDAFSGDAIPVHLLTVEAFQLYLRHLNPDGILAIHVSNRHLDLKPVVMGLTKELEKFAVFVVNEDDDQFGAYSSDWILMTDNKPFVLDEDVLRSLTPFPAYKNLIVWTDDFSDLFSVIIR is encoded by the coding sequence ATGCGGTTTTATGAAATTGATTCCGACGTAAAAACAATAGCGGAAATCCATTTCGCTTATTTGAAAAACAGTAAGGCCGAGTTGGAATACAGTATCGGTGACGCCCGTACCAGTCTGGAAAATGAACAGCCACAGAATTTTGATGTGTTGGTTTTGGACGCATTCAGTGGCGACGCCATTCCTGTGCATCTGTTGACTGTCGAAGCTTTCCAGCTCTATTTACGTCATCTGAATCCTGACGGCATTCTGGCCATCCACGTATCTAATCGGCATTTGGATTTGAAACCTGTCGTTATGGGGTTGACCAAGGAGCTAGAGAAATTTGCAGTCTTTGTAGTCAACGAAGATGACGATCAGTTCGGTGCTTACTCCTCGGATTGGATCCTTATGACGGACAACAAGCCCTTTGTCCTCGATGAGGATGTTCTTCGTTCACTGACTCCCTTTCCCGCATATAAAAACCTGATTGTGTGGACCGATGATTTTAGCGACTTGTTTAGTGTAATAATTCGATAG
- the menB gene encoding 1,4-dihydroxy-2-naphthoyl-CoA synthase gives MNWKRVKDFEDIIYEKADGIAKVTINRPHRRNAFTPTTVFEMYEAFSDAREDPKVGVVLLTGAGPHTDGKFAFCSGGDQGIRGKAGYIDKVGVPRLNVLDLQRLIRSMPKVVIALVAGYAIGGGHVLHVICDLTIAADNAIFGQTGPKVGSFDGGFGSSYLASIVGQKKAREIWYLCRQYNAQEALDMGLVNKVVPIEELEAEGVQWSREILEKSPLAIRCLKSAFNAALDGQAGIQELAGNATLLYYMNEEGSEGKQAFLEKRKPAFEKFPWLP, from the coding sequence ATGAACTGGAAACGTGTTAAAGACTTCGAAGATATTATTTACGAAAAGGCCGATGGCATTGCCAAGGTGACGATCAATCGTCCTCACCGGAGGAATGCATTTACGCCGACCACCGTTTTTGAAATGTACGAAGCCTTTTCCGATGCCCGGGAAGATCCCAAGGTTGGTGTAGTCTTACTCACAGGAGCTGGACCACACACGGATGGAAAGTTTGCATTCTGCTCGGGCGGCGATCAGGGCATCCGTGGGAAGGCCGGGTATATCGATAAAGTTGGCGTGCCACGTTTGAATGTGCTGGATCTGCAAAGGCTTATTCGCTCCATGCCTAAAGTGGTTATTGCCCTGGTTGCCGGTTACGCTATCGGGGGTGGGCACGTATTGCATGTGATCTGCGATCTGACAATTGCTGCCGACAATGCAATCTTCGGGCAGACCGGACCCAAGGTAGGGAGTTTTGACGGTGGATTTGGGTCGAGTTATCTGGCGAGTATCGTTGGACAGAAGAAAGCTCGAGAGATCTGGTATTTATGTCGTCAGTATAATGCTCAAGAGGCGCTTGATATGGGCCTGGTAAACAAGGTCGTGCCAATTGAAGAACTCGAAGCTGAGGGTGTTCAATGGTCCAGAGAAATTTTGGAAAAAAGTCCGCTTGCTATTCGTTGTCTGAAGTCTGCCTTCAATGCAGCACTTGATGGACAGGCAGGGATTCAGGAACTGGCTGGCAATGCAACCTTACTTTACTACATGAACGAGGAGGGTTCAGAAGGAAAACAGGCTTTTCTTGAGAAAAGAAAACCTGCTTTTGAAAAGTTCCCTTGGCTCCCCTGA
- the menD gene encoding 2-succinyl-5-enolpyruvyl-6-hydroxy-3-cyclohexene-1-carboxylic-acid synthase, producing the protein MTSINSANTNTLWSSVLVETLYRCGLRHVVISPGSRSTPLTVAFAAHEGIDAIPILDERSAGFFALGIAKKTHKPVALVCTSGTAGANYFPAFIEASEAGVPLIVLTADRPPELRNCGAGQTINQIRLYGDFPVFQTEMEIPSPDLEDLNSMKIELAHAFSEALKGPVHLNCPFRDPLPPIEDGSACAVEIEESFFDGICVSPRPPRSKVEAIQVSTNRGIIICGTDTPENPLAYCEAVAQLSEASGWPVLADGLSSVRNFASLQSRLVTTYDLLLRNTDLRNSLRPEQVIALGPLPTSKVLRAWLTESKASMYHIHRTGKNLDPTGTVERVFDVPVSDVNACFNFIKSESSDYSDNWLSADFKIRMAFDNTVGQPVAKDFEGVVAWLLPQLLPNNTPIFVASSMPVRDVEYFWSANDKQFQVYASRGANGIDGTLSTALGVAYENKPSILLTGDLAFLHDSNGLLIRPKFKGHLTVIMINNQGGGIFNHLPISQFEPPFEEFFATPQEVDFKPLVESTGCTYKKLSSITELKDHLDLLPDSGIRVIEIETNRKKDSEFRLELFKTISASL; encoded by the coding sequence ATGACGAGCATCAACTCAGCGAATACAAATACTCTGTGGTCTTCCGTTTTGGTTGAAACTTTGTATCGCTGCGGTCTTCGGCATGTCGTCATATCGCCAGGTTCGCGATCTACTCCTTTAACAGTGGCATTTGCAGCCCACGAAGGAATAGATGCCATCCCCATTCTTGATGAGCGGTCAGCCGGTTTTTTTGCATTGGGGATAGCCAAGAAGACTCACAAGCCTGTTGCTCTTGTTTGCACTTCGGGTACCGCTGGTGCGAATTATTTTCCGGCTTTCATTGAGGCCTCGGAAGCGGGTGTTCCTTTAATAGTACTTACCGCCGATAGGCCACCAGAGCTTAGAAATTGTGGCGCGGGACAAACTATTAATCAGATCCGCCTCTATGGAGACTTTCCGGTTTTTCAGACGGAAATGGAAATTCCATCCCCGGATTTAGAAGATTTGAATTCGATGAAAATAGAATTGGCTCATGCTTTTTCTGAAGCTCTCAAGGGCCCGGTCCATCTGAATTGTCCCTTCAGAGATCCTCTTCCGCCCATCGAAGATGGTTCTGCGTGTGCTGTTGAAATTGAAGAATCTTTTTTTGACGGTATTTGTGTTTCACCACGGCCGCCTCGATCTAAAGTCGAAGCCATTCAGGTTTCTACAAATCGCGGAATTATCATTTGTGGAACTGATACTCCCGAAAATCCATTGGCTTATTGCGAGGCAGTAGCTCAATTGAGTGAAGCCTCTGGCTGGCCCGTGTTGGCAGATGGACTTTCGTCGGTAAGGAATTTTGCAAGCTTACAAAGTCGCCTGGTAACTACCTATGACCTTTTGCTGCGAAACACAGATTTAAGGAATTCATTAAGGCCCGAACAGGTAATCGCTCTCGGTCCTTTGCCAACCAGTAAAGTGCTCCGTGCCTGGTTAACCGAATCGAAGGCTTCAATGTATCATATTCATCGTACGGGCAAGAACCTTGATCCAACAGGAACGGTTGAGCGCGTATTTGATGTGCCCGTTTCAGATGTGAATGCGTGTTTCAATTTTATAAAGTCTGAGAGTTCGGATTATTCAGATAATTGGCTCAGCGCTGATTTTAAGATCCGGATGGCTTTTGATAACACCGTTGGTCAGCCCGTCGCGAAGGATTTTGAAGGCGTCGTCGCCTGGTTACTCCCGCAATTGCTGCCAAACAATACTCCAATATTTGTCGCCAGCAGTATGCCGGTACGGGATGTAGAATACTTCTGGTCTGCAAACGATAAACAGTTCCAAGTGTATGCATCCCGGGGTGCGAACGGCATTGATGGTACCTTATCCACCGCCTTGGGTGTAGCTTATGAGAACAAACCGTCGATTCTTCTCACCGGAGATCTGGCATTTCTGCACGATTCCAATGGTTTGCTAATTCGACCTAAGTTTAAAGGGCACTTAACTGTAATAATGATAAATAACCAGGGTGGGGGAATTTTTAATCATCTTCCCATTTCGCAATTTGAACCTCCGTTCGAAGAGTTTTTTGCCACCCCGCAGGAAGTCGATTTCAAGCCCTTGGTTGAAAGCACAGGTTGCACTTACAAAAAATTATCGTCTATCACCGAGCTGAAGGATCATCTAGATCTACTCCCTGATTCGGGAATTAGAGTTATTGAAATTGAAACTAATCGAAAAAAAGATTCTGAATTCCGTCTAGAGCTTTTTAAAACTATCAGTGCCTCTTTGTAA